A stretch of Paracoccus sp. MA DNA encodes these proteins:
- the ubiG gene encoding bifunctional 2-polyprenyl-6-hydroxyphenol methylase/3-demethylubiquinol 3-O-methyltransferase UbiG produces MTERPAPASPAPSSIDPAEVAKFQAMAREWWDPNGKFKPLHMLNPTRLDYVTAQVAAQFGRDLAAPRPFEGLTLLDIGCGGGLMAEPMARLGATVTGADAAEGNIAIAGLHAAEQGLSIDYRATTAEALAAEGRRFDVVMALEIVEHVADPAQFIATCRDLVAPGGMLIASTLNRTARSFAAAIVGAEWVMRWLPKGTHDWRRFITPDELARMTEAAGLRVVDRCGMVFNPLGWSWSLSHRDLSVNYAMTALRDA; encoded by the coding sequence ATGACCGAAAGACCAGCCCCCGCCAGCCCGGCCCCCAGCAGCATCGACCCGGCCGAGGTCGCCAAGTTCCAGGCCATGGCGCGGGAATGGTGGGACCCGAACGGCAAGTTCAAGCCGCTGCACATGCTGAACCCGACGCGGCTGGACTATGTCACCGCCCAGGTCGCGGCGCAGTTCGGCCGCGACCTGGCCGCCCCCCGGCCCTTCGAGGGGCTGACGCTGCTCGACATCGGCTGCGGCGGCGGGCTGATGGCCGAGCCGATGGCCCGGCTGGGTGCCACCGTGACCGGCGCCGACGCGGCCGAGGGCAACATCGCCATCGCCGGCCTGCATGCCGCGGAACAGGGCCTTTCCATCGACTACCGCGCCACCACGGCCGAGGCGCTGGCGGCCGAGGGGCGCCGCTTCGACGTGGTCATGGCGCTGGAGATCGTCGAGCACGTCGCCGACCCGGCGCAGTTCATCGCCACCTGCCGCGACCTGGTGGCGCCGGGCGGCATGCTGATCGCCTCGACGCTGAACCGCACGGCGCGCAGCTTCGCCGCCGCCATCGTCGGGGCGGAATGGGTCATGCGCTGGCTGCCCAAGGGGACGCATGACTGGCGCCGCTTCATCACCCCCGACGAGCTGGCGCGGATGACCGAGGCGGCGGGGCTGCGCGTCGTCGACCGCTGCGGCATGGTCTTCAACCCGCTGGGCTGGAGCTGGTCGCTGTCGCATCGCGACCTGTCGGTCAATTACGCGATGACCGCCCTGCGCGACGCCTGA
- a CDS encoding MarR family winged helix-turn-helix transcriptional regulator, whose translation MIDKTHDNPAGHADISADALAASLFSEVFIADQLARDLIGKALPKGMQISHFSVLNLLAHLNVERTPAELAEAFHVTRGAMTNTLSRLEWAGHIHIRPDWDDARRKFVAISPAGRAARDAALAAFMPRIADVVRDVGADRVRAALPVLRMLRKQLEETLRHESRGGR comes from the coding sequence ATGATCGACAAGACCCATGACAACCCGGCAGGGCATGCCGACATCTCGGCCGATGCCCTTGCGGCCAGCCTGTTTTCCGAGGTGTTCATCGCCGACCAGCTGGCGCGCGACCTGATCGGCAAGGCGCTGCCCAAGGGCATGCAGATCTCGCATTTCTCGGTGCTGAACCTGCTGGCGCATCTGAATGTCGAGCGCACGCCGGCCGAGCTGGCCGAGGCCTTCCATGTCACCCGCGGGGCGATGACCAACACGCTGTCGCGGCTGGAATGGGCCGGGCATATCCACATCCGCCCGGACTGGGACGACGCGCGGCGCAAGTTCGTGGCGATCAGCCCGGCGGGCCGGGCGGCGCGGGACGCGGCGCTGGCGGCCTTCATGCCGCGAATCGCCGATGTGGTGCGCGATGTCGGCGCCGACCGGGTGCGCGCGGCGCTGCCGGTGCTGCGCATGCTGCGCAAGCAGCTGGAAGAGACGTTGCGTCACGAATCGCGCGGCGGGCGCTGA
- a CDS encoding carbon-nitrogen hydrolase family protein produces the protein MSEALRAALVQLSVSDDPARNLPVTRALVREAAQGGAGWVLTPEATNLLGAGRELQERILHVEAEDPTLAALREDARDLGIWLLIGSLSLKTGDPAETRFANRSFLIAPDGAIRARYDKLHMFDVTVSDSESYRESAAFRPGRQAVLAEGPLPVGMTVCYDLRFPQLYRALAKAGAEVLTVPAAFNDTTGAAHWEVLLRARAIETGCIVLAPAQCGSHATHFDPGRRVRRSHGHSLAVGPWGEVLADGGSEPGVTFVTLDREAVLGARSRIPSLTHDRDFAGP, from the coding sequence ATGAGCGAGGCGCTGCGGGCGGCGCTGGTGCAGCTCAGCGTCTCGGACGATCCGGCGCGCAACCTGCCGGTCACGCGGGCGCTGGTCCGCGAGGCGGCGCAGGGCGGCGCCGGCTGGGTGCTGACGCCCGAGGCCACCAACCTGCTGGGCGCCGGCCGCGAATTGCAGGAGCGCATCCTGCATGTCGAGGCCGAGGACCCGACCCTGGCCGCCCTGCGCGAGGATGCGCGCGACCTGGGGATCTGGCTGCTGATCGGTTCGCTGTCGCTGAAGACCGGCGATCCGGCCGAGACGCGCTTTGCCAATCGCAGCTTCCTGATCGCGCCGGACGGCGCGATCCGCGCGCGCTACGACAAGCTGCACATGTTCGACGTGACGGTGTCGGACAGCGAATCCTATCGCGAATCCGCGGCCTTCCGCCCCGGCCGCCAGGCCGTGCTGGCCGAAGGGCCGCTGCCGGTCGGCATGACGGTCTGCTACGACCTGCGCTTTCCGCAGCTCTACCGGGCGCTGGCCAAGGCCGGGGCCGAGGTGCTGACCGTCCCCGCCGCCTTCAACGACACGACCGGCGCCGCGCATTGGGAGGTGCTGTTGCGCGCCCGCGCCATCGAGACCGGCTGCATCGTGCTGGCCCCGGCGCAATGCGGCAGCCATGCGACGCATTTCGACCCCGGGCGCCGGGTCCGCCGCAGCCATGGCCATTCCCTTGCGGTCGGTCCCTGGGGCGAGGTGCTGGCCGACGGCGGCAGCGAGCCCGGCGTCACCTTCGTCACGCTTGACCGCGAGGCCGTTCTCGGGGCACGGTCCCGCATCCCATCGCTCACGCATGACCGAGACTTCGCCGGCCCATGA
- the grxC gene encoding glutaredoxin 3, translated as MAKVEIYTTPTCPYCIAAKSLLRKKGVAYEETDVSRDPQLRGAMTQRAGGRRTVPQIFIDGRHVGGSDDLHALDYQGKLDGLLGLTA; from the coding sequence ATGGCCAAGGTCGAGATCTATACCACCCCCACCTGCCCCTATTGCATTGCCGCCAAATCGCTGCTGCGCAAGAAGGGCGTCGCCTATGAGGAAACCGATGTCAGCCGCGATCCGCAGCTGCGCGGCGCCATGACCCAGCGCGCCGGCGGCCGGCGCACCGTGCCGCAGATCTTCATCGACGGCCGCCATGTCGGCGGCAGCGACGACCTGCATGCGCTGGACTATCAGGGCAAGCTCGACGGGCTGCTGGGCCTGACGGCATGA
- a CDS encoding double zinc ribbon domain-containing protein → MKGALRLVYPPQCLCCGAPVAEEGGLCPACWREAEFIQGTCCGRCGVPLPGDGLEDAADEAAGLLVCDDCLRIQRPWLRGRAALAYRGTGRQLALMLKHGDRLDLAPALGDWVARAAQPLLRPGMVVVPVPVHLRRLLRRKYNQAEMLARHVARAHGLAHLPGGLRRLRHTPMQDHGSVGDRFANVAGAIAVPARMASRLQGRAVLLVDDVMASGATMAAAAEALRTAGAGPISVVVLARAVKDA, encoded by the coding sequence ATGAAAGGCGCATTGCGGTTGGTCTACCCGCCGCAATGCCTGTGTTGCGGCGCGCCGGTGGCCGAGGAGGGCGGGCTTTGCCCCGCCTGCTGGCGCGAGGCGGAATTCATCCAGGGCACCTGCTGCGGGCGCTGCGGGGTGCCGCTGCCCGGCGACGGGCTGGAGGATGCGGCCGATGAGGCGGCGGGGCTGCTGGTCTGCGACGACTGCCTGCGCATCCAGCGGCCCTGGCTGCGCGGCCGCGCGGCGCTGGCCTATCGCGGCACCGGACGCCAGCTGGCGCTGATGCTGAAACATGGCGACCGGCTGGACCTGGCGCCCGCGCTGGGGGACTGGGTGGCGCGGGCGGCTCAGCCGCTGCTGCGCCCGGGCATGGTGGTGGTGCCGGTGCCGGTGCATCTGCGCCGGCTGTTGCGGCGGAAATACAACCAGGCCGAGATGCTGGCCCGGCACGTGGCGCGGGCGCATGGGCTGGCGCATCTGCCCGGGGGCCTGCGGCGGCTGCGGCACACGCCGATGCAGGACCACGGCAGCGTCGGCGACCGGTTCGCGAATGTCGCGGGCGCCATCGCCGTGCCGGCGCGCATGGCTTCGCGCCTGCAGGGCCGCGCGGTGCTGCTGGTCGACGACGTGATGGCCTCGGGGGCGACCATGGCGGCGGCGGCCGAGGCGCTGCGGACCGCCGGCGCCGGGCCGATCTCGGTGGTGGTTCTGGCGCGGGCGGTCAAGGATGCATAG